The sequence CTTCGGCTTGATGAGAATTGTCCGATTTTTGCTGCCCTTGGCTTTACGAACATACACCTGACCACTGTCGCCACGGGGTGTCAAATCTCCCCATGTTAACTCACAAATTTCACTTGCCCGTAACCCTGCTTGATACAGGAGTTTGATAATTAACAGATTACGTAGGGCTGTGTACTGCCGCTTAGGAGTTTTAGCATCAGTTAAATGCTTAGAAGCTGCTCTTACCAACAATTTAATATCAGCTTCATCGAGATAGCGTTCGTTGATTACATCTGGCAATTCACCCAGTTTTAGTGCCATACCTACATTAAAAGGGAGATATCCAATTTTATGAGCGAAACTAATCAAGCTTTTAGCAGCAGCAATGTATATCCGCTTTGTGCTTTCGGCATTGCCCCCAAAAGAACTAGCGTATTCTACCAAGTCTTCATAAGTCACTTTTTTGAGCGGCTTGTCCAGAAAATCCAGAAATCGCCTAGTGTATCGCTGGTAAGCCCGAATAGAAGACGACGCTTTTCCCTCTAACCACAGCGCAATCAACTTCGCCTCCGCCTGCGCTACTGGCAAGGAAGCGATCGCCTTTCTATGCGCTGTTATGTGGACAAGAGAGAGGGTCATTTTTATTACTCCCTTAAAAATCAGACACAAGAGTAGTTTCGTCTGGTTTTATAGTGTCTGATTTTTATTGTCCTTTAAAATGGGCGTTTCAACTCACCCTCAAGCGAATGAAAATTTCTCGATTTTTGCGTATAGTACACCTCTAATACTGAGGAGCGTGACAAACACAATACTGTTATGCAATTGTTCAGCAGGGTATTTATTTTGAAAAACCTAAAAGTAGGTGAAAAAAATAAACTAAAAATGACTTTATAGTTAATAAATGATATAAGAGGTCAAAGAGCGGACTCCAAAGTTTATTTACGCCGCAGTGTACTGCTTTTTAAGCGCTATCACGCCATAAAACTATAGAGTCATTTTTAGTTTATTTTTTGAGAGTGGTTTGATTGCTTTGTATTTAAGACACTTTTTTTCTAGAACCGCAAACGGGAGCTAGAGAAGTAGTTTCTCAAGAATTGCCAAGGCACTTACCAGTAATGAAATGCCCCGCCGTCACTTACCAGACACGGGGCGAAAGCACAGCTAGCTACCAGATTTCTCACTCTTGATTGAGAGCAACAACCGCAAGCCGGGTGAAATTGTTAAGTTGAACATTTCTAAATTGCAATCGTTGGGTGCAAAAAAGCGCTTTCCAACCGCTGCTGTAATCGCGTATATCGCAGTTGTCCGTCACTAGAACGCAAAGCCTTGGATATCGCTTTCTTGGAACCAACGACGATCGCTAACTGCTTGGCACAAGTTAATGCTGTGTAAAACTGTTTACGAGACAACATCATATAAGGCTGCGTATAGATTGGCAGAATCACCACCGGATATTCTGACCCCTGGCTTTGATGAATGGTGAGGCTCCAGGACAGGGCAATTTGATTTAAGTCTGCTCCCGTCCTAACAACAGTATGCTTACCATACTGTACAGTAACTTCCATCTCTTCAGGATCAATGGCCTTGATAATTCCGAAGTCGCCATTAAAAACTTCGTGATTATAATCATTAGTCAGTTGAATGATCCGATCGCCTTCTCGTAATAAATTCCCGCCCCTGGTAATCTCTACTTTGTCGGGACTGGGCGGATTAATCAACTGCTGCAATACGGTATTGAGGTTACGAGTCCCAAGCAAACCCCGCGACATGGGGCAAAGCACTTGCACATCAGTAGCTAGATTGTAACCCAGGCGGGGAATCAAGTCTGTGATGATTTCGGATATTGCTTTAACACCATGTTTGGGGTGATGACCGCCGCCGTGCCACAGACACTCAGACACGGGATTATCGGAAATCGGTTCAATTGTGGGAAACTGGCTTCGGTTAATTTGGTGAGCAGCGATGATAATTGCGCTCTGTTGGGCTTGCCTAAATACCTTGGTCAACCGCACCACCGGAACGTGACCAGAATTAATCAAGTCAGAAAGGAATTGACCGGGGCCGACAGAGGGTAACTGGTCAATGTCACCCACTAGCAGTAGTTGGGAACCGTATTGTATCGCCTTTACCAAAGAAGATGCCAGAAACAAATCAAGCATACTAGCTTCTAGCGCGACAATTGCGGTATGGGGTAAAGGGTTTTGATTATCGCGTAAGAAGCCCATTGTCTTTGGGTCAAATTCCAACAAGCAGTGTATCGTCTTGGCTTCGAGTTGTGTGATTTGACTCAGGCGTTGAGCAGCGCGTCCAGTTGGCGCAGCTAAGGCGATAGATTTGCCCATTGCTTTCCACAGAGAGACTATGATCTGGGTGGTGAAAGTTTTACCGCAACCGGGGCCACCAGTAAGAATCATTACCCTTGAATATGCAGCCATTTCTACCGCTAGCCGTTGCTGTGGTGAAAGTTTGATTTTACGACTCTTGGTGAAGCGCTCAATCCAGGCGCGAACACGAGGCATATCTTGTGCAACTGGTTGGCAAAATCTAGATTGTATTAATTGAGCAAGGTTCTGTTCAGTGTGAAAGTACGTTGGTAGATAACATAGCAGCGTTTGGTCTTCGCTTTTCTCGCGGATTAAGTCATCCTTGAGTGCCATGTCTTTGATAATATCAGCAAGGGCATCTTCTTCAGGTGTGTGATCTGCTGTAGTCAGCAGTTTGATAACATTCTCAATGAGTTTTGGCTGGGGTAAATAGCAATGCCCATCGGCAGCAGCTTCGTTCAAAACATGAATTAAACCAGCACGGTAACGGAACTGACTATCAGGCGCAACTCCTAAATTAAAGGCAATTTTATCAGTTCTCAGAAAACCAATACCGTAGATGTCAGCAGCTAACTGGTAGGGATTGCTGGTGAGAGTAGCGAGTTCTTCATCCAAGTAATGCCTGTAAATTTTGACTGCATAAGTAGTAGAAACGCCATGACTGTGGAGAAATAGCATTAAATAGATGTAAGAAAATAAAATAAAAATAAGTTGATAGCTAAATAAAGATATTTTGAATTGAAGCAGAGACTTGATATTTGGGTTATGCCATCGGCGACGGCGACCCGGACGCGAACAATCCCACAAACTATCGAGTTTGCCCCAGTACCAGCGATGAATTGTGTCGCGTACAGTCTGTGGATGCCATTTTAAGTATTGTGCGATCTTTAGCACTGTCCATCCAGCGGCTGATAATCGTAGTACAGTGGCACGACTTTGAGTTCTTGGTGGTATACCTTTTGCTTGAGTGAGTGCTAGTAGGGCTTGATCTTCTATTGGTGACAGGTCAACTTTTAAAGGCGCTGGCATCTTGGTCAGGGGTAAAAATATTTACGACTAAAAGAGATTATCCCAACTTGATGTGCCATTTTACTTTATCGAATTCTATTTACGAACGCCAAGATGCTCCCTGATGGCTGAAGGGACTTTAGCTGATTGCGAGTTAGTTTATGATGTCGTAAATTACACAGTTAAAAATACAACTTTAACATCGAACCAAACCACCGTGCTATATCATGATACTTGTCTAGGTAAACAAATATGTTGTTGGTAGGTTTATTTAGCCTATTTACCTAGATGAGTATCATGCAGAAAGTTTTACTGCATAGCGATGCCTATAGTAATTATAATTGCGTAAAGCAAAGTGTTTTAGATTACAAAAAACACAGTAATACAGAGGGCATAAGGGAAGGCACAGACATCGTTTGGCATGGTGGTCTGCAAATTCCCGCTCCTTTTAATACCCTCGATCTTGGCTCATATAAAGGATTAGTTTTTGCCGACCAATGGTCGGCAAATTGCGATTTTCATAGAGCGATCAGCTACGCTCTTGCGGTTACGCCATCGCTTAATAAAAGCATGAAGTAATCAGTGACTGCAAAGTTTAAGTATAAAAAGCTATAAAGCCTTGAGAAATAACTGATGTGCGTGAGCAAAACTATTTACTGGCTGAACTAACTTAGAAACGGCGATCGCCACCGAAAAGAGCGAGTACGCCATCGCTGTTGACTGCGCTGCTCACATCAAAAATTTTGGGTTTCACTGTTCCTTCTGACCCCAAACCGATTTGGCTGTTGGGGTTGTTGTTAGACCAACTGGGGTTAAAGTTAACTTACCGCTTGCAGGGGACAAGAGGTCAACAAGTTAAATTATTTTCTTTATCTAAGAAAGAATTAGACTTGAATTGCGTTGGTTGGTTGTGCTGGAGATGGAGGAAGTCGCCGCAACGGAACTGCGATCCAAGGAAGCGACTGTGCCTGATGTTTACGATTGCGTCTTCTTCCATTCGTCTAATGTTAAGCAAGTTTTCCCAGTGGGTATTAATCCTGTGGTTGCTGACACACCGAAATTTTTCAGCGCATAATTTTCTACTTCTGCGTCCTTGAAGGCAAATTCTACTACTGTTTGCTTTTCCTGCTTTGACAGAGCTTCAATCTTCACGTTTGCTGCGGTAGGAACAGCATTCGTTTTATCTCTGGTGAAATTTTTTACATTATAAAATTGCTCTTGTTTTGGCTTACCTGAGTTCAAGCATCCTTTAGACTTGACAAACAATCCTGTAGCCCAATAGCTATTAACAAAGTGTTGCTTATTAACAAACTGCACCCCATTAGCTGCCCAAACATAAACGGGATCAACATATCCTTTAGTTTTGGGAATTTTAGTTTCGCTACATCTTACTCCATCCCGCAGACGACTTCTATAATCTCCGCATACCTTCCAAGTTATTCTATATAAGTTAGGTGTCTCTTCTACATATTGCCTTATTTGCTCCTGTACTTCCTTATCTTTTTGGCTTTGTTCATCAGTTACTTTTGCAGCATAAGCCTGTTTTAAGTCATTCTCTGCCTGAGCAACGTTGTCCGCATCAGAGTGGCAAGCTCCTAAGCAAAGTGCTACACCTATTGAAACAAGTGCTGTAAATATTTTTCTTTTACTCATAAATACTCCAACAAATGATTATGAAAATTGTAATAATTCAGCACCCAGAAGTCAGAAGCCAGAAGCCAGAATTTAAAAGCAATGAGCGTATAACTCTTCTATTGATTGAAAAGAATTTACTCTTCTTCTCCAACATTCTGGCTCCTGACTCCTGAATTCTGACTCTTGACTGAAAATTAATTCCCAATTTCCTTGCTTGACCATTTAATGAAATTCAAAATTTAAAATTCAAAATTCAAAATTCAAAATGAATAATAAGAATAATTTTGAATTAATTGGCTATTTCTTGCCCCCACTGATTTTTTGAATCAGTGGTCTACAAGACGCTCCTACACTGCTAATGCTACGCTATCAGTGGTGGGTTTCAAGCCCCTACTGATAGCGCCGGCGGCAAGCGAGCTTGCGAGCGTCTTGTAATTTTGAATTTTGAATTGTTTTGACCCAATATCTACTTCTAACAAATGCTGAAGTACAAGCTGCAAGTATTATACATATTTGTTATATACATGCAATCAAGTTTTAACAGTTTTTAGTTACGATGCAAAACATGGTGAGGTATCGAAGGGAAAGCTGAATTTATGGAGAGCGGGGATACTTAAACAAGTGGGAAGTCGGAAGTCGGAAGTACAGTTTTGTAACGGGGATTTTAATTAGGTAGGGGACTTAAACCCCCAAACTTTGTTAAAGCTAATTTAAATATTTCACATCATAAAGCTAGCCAATAGTCAATCCCCCCTATTTAACACTTACTGAAGAGATAGTACAGATATTTATACTAATAAATAAGTATAAATTTAAGTAAATCAAGCAAAAAGACTGATAATACAACAAAGAATTTCTATCTACGTACATTATTTATGTTAGTAATATTACTCCAGTACTACAGGTCTGTTTTTTTCAGTACCAGAGTACCTCGATTTTGGGATTGACTTATTCAAGAATGTGCCTATCCCTCAAGACATCGTTCAGGAGAACGAAAACAGATGCGTACTGACTACGAATACCCAGAAAGTTTTTCCGCTTCGTCAACAGCAACCCTCTCACCTTCTCCAAAGAATGACAGGGCGAAAAAAGGCACACTTACACTCATGGGTGTGACTGGTGTGTTGATGATAGCAGAGATGTCTGTCCACAATATATTGATGGGTGGATTTATGATTGCGTCTGCCGTGGTCATTGCCTTGCCGAAACAGTCACAAGCATTATTTACTAACTTCGATAAACTACAACGAAAGTATGGAGTTAATCTGTATGCAGTGTTATTTGCACTGTTAGCAGTAATTTGTCTAATTGATTTTGCGGCGGCTCCAGCTAATGCTCAGTTTTTCAATAATGCTCAAACTTGGATGTCCAACACTTTTGGTAATGCCGGCAATGGACAAACAGCAGCAGTTATCGCACTTTTTTTCAATGTATTGAGAGCTTTATTCCTATTATATGTTGGGATTAGTCTAGTTCAGATTATTCAATCTGCCCGGAACGATGAAGATTGGCAGACACTAGCAAGAACTCCATTAATCATAGTTATGGCAGTTTTTGTTGGAGATTTAATTACTGGTTTGATTGTTCAGGTTTAGTAAGAAAGCTTTTTAAGTTATCAGTTATTGATAAATACGTATTTGAATTAATAGCTGATAACTCGTGATTAAATTCAGTAAATATGTCAAATAAACATGATTTTCGGACAGTAAATCGGATTTTAGGAGAAAGACCAAGACTAGGGCCATTCCCTGCCGATCAAATATTTGCCTGGACATTAATAGCAGTAGTCAATGTATTTATCTTTAATTATCTACTGAAAACAAGTTGGTTAGGTACAGGATTAAGTATTGCTTGGGGATGGGCAACATGGTGGACAATTTCTACAAATAAAGACTTTTTCGGTAAATTCGTCAGCGTCCCTCGGATTAGTAGGGGATATATGAGATTTCAATCAATACAACAGAAGTCGGAAGAAAAATAAGTTCTAAGTTCTAGTTAAATTTCAGTGATTGGTAAAGTTATGCCAAAATTTTCTAAGAAAGTTAAAGATAAATTAGGTAAAGTCGCATTAGAAAACGAGCAGATTAGTGTTGCCAAAATGCTTACTCCCTTTGAAGATATTATCCATTTAGGGGGAATTTGTGACTTAAATTTAGGAGGTAGGCAGGGCGTAGGCGCATTAATTCTCAAAAAAGGCGAAAATATTCAAATCAAATTCTGCTTTGATTGTTTAGGGATTCATCCGAATTTACAATCATCGCAAATGCTGCCAATATTTGAGGGGATAGAAGGGGGGCTAAAAGAAATTCCCGAAGGTGAAAACTTAACAATACATTTAGGTTCTTTTACGTCTGATTATCACCGACAAGAAGAACTGTCCAAGCTAGAGAGTAATTGTCAGATTGACCAATTAAAATTGTTAATACGTAGTGAAAGATTAAGGACTAAAAAACTAACGGAAAGTGGAGCTAGGAAGAATAAGTTTTTGAGACTATGGTGTACTTACACTGTTATTGATGACGATGAACGGTCTAAGGATTTTATAGAATCTCTGATTAGAAAATTAGAAAAGGGCTGGTTTCGCTTTACAGGTGAAATTCACGCTCATAACAATACTAGAATTGAAAATATTCTGCAAAATTCATTTAACGATGGATTTTTACAGTGGTCAGCTATCCTGGGCAACAAGATGAAGTTGGGGATTAGGGTTTTAAGTGCTGAAGAAATTTGGTCAACAATTTGGCAACAGCTTAATTACTCTACTCCTCCGGCAATCCCTAATCCATTAAAAATTGACCCAATAGATGGACTAGTAGAAACTCAGACGAGCGATTTTCACATCCGCCACCAGATGTTAGAGAATGAGGAGTCTGTGCCATTTTTCGATAGAAAATGGGTAAAACTACAAAATAAATATATTGGGGCGCTCAACTTCAGCCAAAAGCCAGGGGGGTGGTATGACGAGCAAGCTCAATTGCGATATCTGTGGGAGTTAATTTCTAGAGATAGTATTTATGATACCGAGGTTATTTGTCAGGTAACAAAGGCAAATCAAACTATCTCTAAAACAAATCTTCAACGCATTACCAAGCAATCAATTACCAGCACTTCTTTATCTACAGATAAAGGAAATATTGATGTCAAATCAGGCATGAATATTGAAGAAGCGGTAGAGGCGCAGAAGACAATATATAAAGGTAGTGTAGTAGTGCATACCGCAGTTGCTTTTCTTGTCCACCGCCCAACCCCACGGGAATTAGACGAAGCTTGCCGATATCTTGCCAGCTATTTCTTGCGTCCGGCAGTAGTAGACCGGGAGATTGAATACGCCTGGAAGCTATGGTTGCAGTGTTGCCCATTTGTTTGGGAGCCGTTGTTAACCAAGCCTTTTAACCGCCGACTGCCATATTTTAGTTCGGAAGCACCAGGGCTGATGCCATTGATTAGGACTGCCACAGGCGATCGCACTGGCTTTGAGTTAATTGCAGAAGAAGGCGGCACACCAGTACATTTAGACTTGTACCAAAACCACAAGAATTTGGCAGTCTTCGGCGCAACTCGTTCAGGTAAATCAGTGCTGGTGGCAGGTATTCTTACCCCGGCACTTGCACAAGATATTCCGGTAGTGGCACTAGACTATCCCAAACCAGATGGTACTTCTACATTCACCGACTACACAAATCTGCTGGGTGAAGATGGCGCATACTTTGACATCTCCAAAGAATCAAACAATCTTTTTGAACTACCTGATTTGCGCTCTTTGGATGCAGAACTGAGAAATGAGCGATTGAACGATTTTAAGGAATTTCTCAAATCAGTGCTGATGACAATGGTGATGGGGACGAGCATGATTGGTGTCAGCCCAACGATTACCACTAATATTGAGTCAATCATTGCTTTAGCTTTAAAAACATTTTTTAATGATGATGAAATTAAATCACGCTAC comes from Nostoc punctiforme PCC 73102 and encodes:
- a CDS encoding tyrosine-type recombinase/integrase translates to MTLSLVHITAHRKAIASLPVAQAEAKLIALWLEGKASSSIRAYQRYTRRFLDFLDKPLKKVTYEDLVEYASSFGGNAESTKRIYIAAAKSLISFAHKIGYLPFNVGMALKLGELPDVINERYLDEADIKLLVRAASKHLTDAKTPKRQYTALRNLLIIKLLYQAGLRASEICELTWGDLTPRGDSGQVYVRKAKGSKNRTILIKPKLWAELIEFKDNAHSNQAVFPSQKGGHLDRQNLHPIVKAIALEAGLSELVSAHWLRHAHGSHAIERGTNPVLVKETLGHANLAITDRYLKARPNDSSAMNLMDI
- a CDS encoding AAA family ATPase, which codes for MPAPLKVDLSPIEDQALLALTQAKGIPPRTQSRATVLRLSAAGWTVLKIAQYLKWHPQTVRDTIHRWYWGKLDSLWDCSRPGRRRRWHNPNIKSLLQFKISLFSYQLIFILFSYIYLMLFLHSHGVSTTYAVKIYRHYLDEELATLTSNPYQLAADIYGIGFLRTDKIAFNLGVAPDSQFRYRAGLIHVLNEAAADGHCYLPQPKLIENVIKLLTTADHTPEEDALADIIKDMALKDDLIREKSEDQTLLCYLPTYFHTEQNLAQLIQSRFCQPVAQDMPRVRAWIERFTKSRKIKLSPQQRLAVEMAAYSRVMILTGGPGCGKTFTTQIIVSLWKAMGKSIALAAPTGRAAQRLSQITQLEAKTIHCLLEFDPKTMGFLRDNQNPLPHTAIVALEASMLDLFLASSLVKAIQYGSQLLLVGDIDQLPSVGPGQFLSDLINSGHVPVVRLTKVFRQAQQSAIIIAAHQINRSQFPTIEPISDNPVSECLWHGGGHHPKHGVKAISEIITDLIPRLGYNLATDVQVLCPMSRGLLGTRNLNTVLQQLINPPSPDKVEITRGGNLLREGDRIIQLTNDYNHEVFNGDFGIIKAIDPEEMEVTVQYGKHTVVRTGADLNQIALSWSLTIHQSQGSEYPVVILPIYTQPYMMLSRKQFYTALTCAKQLAIVVGSKKAISKALRSSDGQLRYTRLQQRLESAFLHPTIAI